From Schizosaccharomyces pombe strain 972h- genome assembly, chromosome: II, the proteins below share one genomic window:
- the skb1 gene encoding protein arginine N-methyltransferase Skb1 — MNSKTPTLGIVCSEGTISLSLEEGFEFVGVPLSGEGLKLRVEALAPSERLQEFLDDEVAYHPEENVHKVVGLSSAWLELDSEDTLIADRSEEVLLKEASYASYCGLSSIILNGPTSPMNVMRYARAVSSALNSTMNLKFLVQLAIESGHEDYFETWKMWDTIRSACGYHPRLKVALELPPACSPPIELVNRWYAEPIEMITMSCMAFVPNPNGYPVLGRKLRAIYALYLRLNPRILLWDNDAPEKIGDSPDYSIYMKHLFDSQPPAPLVEDLADSYKDYLQVPLQPLSYNLENITYEIFERDPVKYAQYEQAIFSALMDRDESSVTRIAVVGAGRGPLVDCALRAAISSSRTVDMIALEKNPNAFSMLLMRNRQDWAGKVTLVFGDMRTWNPDYKIDILVSELLGSMGDNELSPECLDGVQHVLDEETGICIPSSYISYVTPIMSPKLWSEARNMNDPNAFERQYVVLMNSFDFLAADDEFRFQSLWSFHHPNKDSEVYTKNLHNKRFASVRFQASSPGILHGFAGYFEATLYKDISLSIMPATMEAKSPDMFSWFPIYMPIKKPMYVPENSQLEFHMWRLTDGMRVWFEWCANAYLVLRNGSQIKLSSTEVHNISGKAFSCNMY, encoded by the exons ATGAATTCTAAAACGCCCACTCTAGGAATAGTTTGTTCAGAGGGGACCATTTCCTTGTCTTTGGAAGAGGGTTTTGAGTTTGTTGGAGTTCCGTTAAGTGGTGAAGGTTTAAAGCTACGAGTTGAAGCTCTAGCTCCGTCAGAGCGTTTGCAGGAATTCCTCGACGATGAAGTAGCTTATCACCCTGAGG AAAATGTGCACAAGGTGGTCGGTTTATCCTCAGCTTGGCTGGAGTTAGATTCTGAAGACACACTAATCGCTGATCGATCAGAAGAAGTGTTATTAAAGGAAGCATCATATGCTTCTTATTGTGGGTTATCTTCAATCATCCTAAATGGTCCAACTTCACCAATGAACGTTATGCGTTATGCGAGAGCTGTATCTTCTGCTTTAAACTCAACAATGAATCTAAAATTCTTGGTACAATTGGCAATCGAAAGTGGTCATGAAGACTATTTTGAGACATGGAAAATGTGGGACACAATTCGCTCAGCATGTGGTTATCACCCTAGATTGAAGGTGGCCTTAGAGCTACCTCCCGCTTGTTCACCCCCAATCGAGCTAGTAAATCGATGGTACGCGGAACCGATAGAGATGATTACTATGTCATGTATGGCTTTCGTTCCTAATCCCAACGGCTATCCAGTACTTGGTCGTAAGTTGAGGGCTATTTATGCTTTATATCTACGTCTCAATCCTCGAATTTTACTTTGGGATAATGACGCACCCGAGAAAATAGGTGATTCCCCCGACTACAGCATATATATGAAGCACCTCTTTGATTCACAGCCTCCAGCTCCACTTGTAGAAGATCTCGCGGATTCTTATAAAGACTATCTGCAAGTTCCTCTTCAACCATTGAGCTACAATTTGGAAAACATTACTTATGAAATATTTGAGCGAGATCCCGTTAAGTACGCCCAGTATGAGcaagcaattttttctgCGTTGATGGATAGAGACGAATCTTCTGTCACGCGAATTGCCGTTGTGGGTGCGGGAAGAGGTCCATTAGTCGACTGTGCTTTACGTGCggcaatttcttcatctagAACGGTTGATATGATCGCCCTTGAGAAAAATCCTAACGCTTTTTCCATGCTATTGATGAGAAACCGCCAGGATTGGGCTGGCAAAGTTACTCTAGTATTTGGAGATATGAGAACATGGAATCCTGATTATAAAATTGACATCCTTGTTAGTGAACTTTTGGGTAGTATGGGAGACAATGAACTTAGTCCGGAGTGTCTAGATGGTGTACAACATGTGCTTGATGAAGAAACTGGGATATGCATTCCATCTTCTTACATCTCCTATGTTACTCCTATTATGTCTCCTAAGCTATGGTCTGAAGCTCGTAATATGAATGACCCAAATGCTTTTGAAAGACAGTACGTGGTTTTAATGAACTCATTTGACTTTTTGGCTGCAGATGATGAGTTCCGTTTTCAGTCCCTTTGGTCCTTCCATCACCCAAACAAAGATAGTGAGGTTTATACTAAAAACTTGCATAACAAACGTTTTGCTAGTGTTCGTTTTCAGGCCTCTAGTCCTGGAATCCTTCACGGTTTTGCAGGATATTTTGAAGCTACATTATATAAGGatatttctctttcaattATGCCAGCAACTATGGAAGCGAAGTCTCCTGACATGTTTTCATGGTTCCCTATTTATATGCCCATTAAG AAACCCATGTACGTCCCAGAAAACAGCCAATTGGAATTTCACATGTGGCGATTGACGGACGGTATGCGGGTTTGGTTTGAGTGGTGTGCCAATGCCTATCTGGTGTTGCGGAATGGAAGTCAAATCAAGTTGTCTTCTACGGAGGTCCACAACATTTCCGGAAAAGCGTTCTCGTGTAATatgtattaa
- the wdr7 gene encoding WDR7-like protein (WD repeat protein, human WDR7 ortholog) codes for MDWVALSKSCKTHLLDEGLDVSSIHCFDQYLIVGQCSGQVMVFDVSTDNHFTLIQTFIAHKHSVSSIVCLPFEADGIVDLSIITLDESGLLCQWLLKTCDRRATLQLCDGLCLKLFRLNNNFLAVTGTFLKIYLIRISNFQIVATWTGHEDWPILFPFKDEALLIPVAYSDGSVSLWSVDWSALTFKRNSVTKADVKPTFGKVIDVVPADCISSNYALYVYSDAVVLLESHEKFIASYSLAEITSVFVLADGTACIFTLSSSTLLKLHQSPEPHFELISKYSGDFPWKSCTILKSKPVSLCVYPEKITFNWLTEGTVDSCNLCKLSNTAAVSYAYTDSLNLFLGTTSGLVMFSLFDWYLHNDPAPLYSFTRVSGIVTYMKIFETEHSRSILVVATKTGKAYFYQQLQGERWRFLCERALQSSSITKIIHAKKSLSSGSSGLFIFMSLDGSLCALDESYNLLSYLPSDGAQVETLYSFPDLDQIYVAYDNFQLLNWDVVDQKCSEGNYSDIIDSSFISIGTFDKSNLPTLYHGSCALLTDNLVTVFLDAHDLVLNLNFSNENYIEKTYIDEFLDFIQPPFLNSDIEMEHQLLGTVFDQSSLHLGVGKPDGNAILRFDTEMKSIINTAPNCSALLLYLYFSLMVPLCKYDGLSDTKLTEGILLKLKDLKTVDYSISVLSYVWNNSGKVMQGIIKSMLSRTLELISPEELQRLIYYYFEFFTTTGGEYYLKKEVQHSLYILSLIVSLRPSAFDVSQLKFLSSYLLQKSESMDYDLTAIRLLSNGFSVFSKHIDPAKFIYNLVLSSLENTKDLDDKNSILYRSIVDVSVSNAVLLLTCLCDEVYEQMKSNLRSVILKVVSLAIENTQSEFSLFNQLITEKLLPILYSSRSVEEVHDVTNAIATQFPFACFDSKVEKYSYIDDGDLVVYEIAKRRKVVSKENAECDIQVLSASPSGDYFVGVSATQKECIIWKYSQDFVKFLNLSTPSLTIRKRILLQTNKTNEVEIPEVLWISQSSAEVHIGSTFAIIDL; via the exons ATGGATTGGGTTGCATTGTCGAAAAGCTGTAAAACTCATTTGTTAGATGAAGGCCTTGACGTGTCTTCAATACATTGTTTTGATCAGTATTTGATAGTAGGCCAATGTTCCGGCCAAGTCATGGTATTTGACGTTTCTACAGACAATCATTTCACTTTGATCCAAACATTTATAGCACACAAACATTCCGTTTCTTCTATAGTTTGCCTTCCATTTGAAGCTGATGGAATTGTAGACCTATCAATCATTACACTCGACGAATCTGG ATTACTTTGTCAATGGCTACTGAAAACATGTGACCGACGAGCTACTTTGCAATTGTGTGACGGGCTATGTTTAAAGCTATTTAGATTAAATAACAACTTTCTTGCTGTTACCGGAacctttttgaaaatatatcTCATTAGAATCTCCAACTTTCAGATAGTTGCGACTTGGACTGGTCATGAGGACTGGCCTATTTTGTTTCCGTTCAAAGACGAAGCTTTATTAATCCCTGTCGCCTATTCAGATGGATCTGTATCTCTTTGGTCAGTTGATTGGTCAGCTcttacttttaaaagaaattcagTTACAAAAGCAGATGTTAAACCAACTTTTGGTAAGGTTATTGATGTTGTACCAGCAGATTGCATTTCTTCCAATTATGCGCTATATGTATACTCGGATGCGGTAGTACTATTGGAATCGCATGAGAAATTTATAGCTTCATATTCACTTGCAGAGATAACATCTGTATTTGTTTTGGCTGATGGCACGGCTTGTATTTTTACTCTTTCGTCTTCAACTTTACTCAAACTTCATCAATCTCCTGAACCTCATTTCGAATTAATTTCTAAGTATTCTGGAGATTTTCCATGGAAATCGTGCaccattttaaaaagtaaaccCGTTAGTTTGTGTGTTTATCCcgaaaaaataactttcAATTGGTTAACAGAAGGAACCGTAGACTCATGCAATCTTTGTAAGTTGAGCAATACAGCTGCTGTTTCCTACGCTTATACGGACTCTCTTAATTTATTCCTTGGAACAACCTCTGGTTTAGTGatgttttctttgtttgacTGGTACCTTCACAATGATCCAGCTCCTCTTTACTCTTTTACAAGGGTTTCTGGAATTGTAACatatatgaaaatatttgaaactGAACATTCACGCTCAATTTTAGTTGTTGCTACCAAAACTGGAAAGGCTTACTTTTATCAACAACTTCAGGGTGAAAGATGGAGATTTCTCTGCGAGCGTGCTTTGCaatcttcttcaattaCTAAAATTATTCATGCAAAGAAATCATTATCTTCTGGTTCATCAggcttatttatttttatgagTTTAGATGGCTCATTGTGTGCCTTGGATGAATCTTATAATCT TCTAAGCTACTTGCCATCTGATGGTGCTCAAGTTGAAACTTTGTACTCATTTCCCGATTTAGATCAAATCTATGTTGCTTATGACAATTTTCAACTATTAAATTGGGACGTTGTGGATCAAAAATGTTCTGAAGGAAATTATTCAGATATTATTGACTCTTCGTTCATATCTATTGGTACTTTTGATAAATCTAACCTCCCTACTTTGTATCATGGTTCTTGTGCTTTACTCACCGATAATTTGGTTACTGTTTTTTTAGACGCTCATGATTTAGTACTGAACCTCAATTTTTCTAATGAAAATTACATAGAAAAAACGTATATTGACGAGTTCCTTGACTTTATCCAACCTCCTTTCCTAAACTCTGATATAGAGATGGAGCATCAGTTGTTAGGTACTGTTTTTGATCAATCCAGTTTGCATCTTGGTGTGGGTAAGCCAGATGGAAATGCCATACTTCGATTTGACACCGAAATGAAGtcaataataaatactGCACCAAATTGTTCCGCTTTGCTGTTATAtctatatttttctctaatGGTTCCTTTATGTAAATATGATGGGCTGAGCGATACCAAATTGACTGAAGGaatattattaaagttAAAAGACCTGAAAACGGTTGATTACAGTATTTCCGTTCTTTCATACGTCTGGAATAATTCAGGCAAGGTTATGCAGGGtataattaaatcaatGTTGTCGAGAACATTGGAACTTATATCTCCAGAGGAACTTCAGAGGcttatatattattattttgagttttttaCGACTACAGGTGGAGAGTACTATCTGAAAAAGGAGGTGCAACATTCACTGTACATCTTGTCATTAATTGTCAGTTTACGGCCTTCAGCATTTGATGTTTCacaattgaaatttttgtcttcctatttattacaaaaatccGAAAGTATGGACTATGACTTAACAGCAATTCGCCTGTTGAGTAATGGTTTTTCCgtgttttcaaaacataTTGATCCTGCAAAGTTTATATACAACCTGGTTTTGTCATCCTTAGAGAATACTAAGGATTTGGATGATAAAAATAGCATTCTCTATAGATCAATAGTGGATGTCTCAGTTTCGAATGCTGTTTTACTGCTTACATGTTTATGCGATGAAGTTTATGAGCAAatgaaatcaaatttaCGTTCCGTTATACTAAAAGTTGTGTCTTTGGCAATTGAAAACACACAATCcgaattttctttatttaatcaattGATCACGGAAAAATTACTTCCAATCCTTTACTCTAGCCGCTCGGTTGAAGAAGTTCACGACGTTACTAACGCAATTGCAACCCAATTTCCATTTGCATGTTTTGATAGTAAGGTGGAAAAATATTCCTACATTGACGATGGTGATCTTGTGGTTTATGAAATAGCtaaaagaaggaaagtCGTCAGCAAGGAAAACGCCGAATGTGATATTCAGGTATTGTCCGCCAGTCCTTCTGGTGACTATTTTGTTGGAGTCAGTGCTACGCAAAAGGAATGCATTATTTGGAAATACAGCCAAGATTTCGTAAAATTCTTGAACTTATCAACACCTTCATTAACGATCCGAAAACGTATATTATTACAAACTAACAAAACGAATGAGGTTGAAATTCCTGAAGTCCTATGGATTAGCCAGTCATCAGCAGAAGTCCATATTGGGAGCACCTTTGCTATCATTGACTTGTAG